One window of the Dehalococcoidia bacterium genome contains the following:
- a CDS encoding DUF4190 domain-containing protein: MTCRSCGATNPPEAVTCRVCGRPPAADPATFALPTEERVPPPRVLRAPPERPRRAAPPTSTLAVAALAAGIACWLIVPIVGAVVALVCGHLALREIAAHQPPLRGRELAVAGLVLAYVQLAAVALIGLGVCVFFAVTLLLVQGVGV; this comes from the coding sequence ATGACCTGCCGAAGCTGCGGGGCGACCAATCCGCCTGAGGCGGTAACATGCCGAGTGTGCGGCCGCCCGCCGGCAGCCGACCCGGCGACCTTCGCCCTGCCGACCGAGGAGCGCGTGCCGCCCCCTCGCGTGCTTCGCGCTCCGCCAGAGCGGCCGAGGCGCGCGGCCCCGCCGACCTCCACCCTTGCCGTCGCCGCGCTCGCGGCCGGGATCGCCTGTTGGCTCATCGTGCCGATTGTGGGAGCAGTCGTTGCCTTGGTCTGCGGTCACCTCGCCCTGCGCGAGATCGCCGCTCACCAGCCTCCTCTACGCGGCCGCGAGCTCGCCGTTGCCGGGCTCGTCCTCGCCTATGTCCAGCTCGCGGCTGTGGCGCTGATCGGGCTGGGGGTGTGCGTTTTTTTTGCGGTTACCTTGCTCTTGGTGCAGGGGGTCGGGGTCTAG
- a CDS encoding D-alanyl-D-alanine carboxypeptidase family protein, which yields MLIARSIQVGRYQLHHLIGAGRHGSVYRASLIGDTAEVALRLLDGRLAADPQFRARLDTFAGSLAALDHPALDSVVDWGVEDGQPFLVTRLERGTPLDRIDFLALEPAAAVRAIVGAFEAVAHLHRRGIVHGDLRPANLALREDGTLGIMDAALARWLGAAPSPACPYLSPECAAGAPITAAADCYALGVVLYQLVTGVLPAAPLAPPSAVRAGVPAALDPVVLRLLHPLPEARFPSAEAAADALRPFAAASPGAAAQDAQPRRAPLALPLRQLRGWVGKPPRPPLAATLLTALVIGMLAAATAVGARSAPGRPGPLDTFLPAATVALEPPATATPPTPTLPVVAALPPPVVITPFTSLGGAAAVSRALTGSAAITGSGAVSGAGAVTGGTALTGAAQSSRPSATPTPPPPAYSSPDSLLYVVSPRQGVPESYVPADLVPIDGLVRTTKANVRLRRIALDAFRRLVEGMRAAGLEPVVAEGYLSPAEQRDSFAKLVAQHGQSGAERLRPKPGFDEHQLGTVVDFVSPSQGLQLDDRFNDSPEGRWLLANAPKYGFLQSAPPGKEAVLGVKGRPWQYRYVGELAYDIASRNLTLEEYLAARR from the coding sequence GTGCTGATCGCCCGCAGCATACAGGTTGGACGCTATCAGTTGCATCATCTGATCGGCGCCGGGAGGCATGGGAGCGTCTACCGCGCGAGCTTGATCGGCGACACTGCCGAAGTCGCCCTCCGCCTGCTCGATGGCCGGCTGGCTGCCGACCCCCAGTTCCGAGCGCGGCTGGATACCTTCGCGGGGTCGCTTGCGGCGCTCGATCACCCGGCGCTGGATTCGGTCGTGGACTGGGGCGTCGAAGACGGCCAGCCCTTTCTCGTGACGCGCCTCGAACGCGGAACGCCCCTCGACCGCATCGACTTCCTAGCGCTGGAGCCTGCCGCCGCCGTCAGGGCGATCGTCGGCGCATTCGAGGCGGTCGCCCACCTCCACCGCCGTGGGATAGTGCACGGCGACCTCCGCCCTGCCAACCTCGCCCTGCGCGAAGATGGGACGCTCGGCATCATGGACGCCGCACTCGCCCGCTGGCTCGGCGCCGCGCCTTCTCCCGCCTGCCCGTATCTCAGCCCGGAGTGCGCCGCCGGCGCGCCCATCACCGCCGCCGCCGACTGCTACGCCCTCGGGGTCGTTCTCTATCAGCTGGTGACAGGAGTTCTTCCGGCGGCGCCGCTCGCGCCCCCGTCGGCGGTGCGTGCCGGCGTTCCGGCGGCGCTCGACCCCGTCGTCCTGCGCCTCCTCCATCCGCTCCCGGAGGCGCGCTTCCCCTCGGCGGAGGCGGCGGCTGACGCACTTCGGCCGTTCGCTGCTGCTTCCCCTGGAGCCGCAGCGCAGGATGCGCAGCCCCGCCGTGCTCCCCTCGCTCTCCCCCTCCGCCAGCTGCGCGGCTGGGTCGGGAAGCCACCCCGCCCGCCGCTCGCGGCGACGCTGCTTACCGCCCTCGTCATCGGCATGCTTGCCGCCGCCACGGCGGTTGGAGCCCGCTCTGCACCGGGACGTCCCGGGCCTCTCGACACGTTCCTGCCTGCCGCCACCGTCGCGCTCGAGCCGCCGGCAACCGCAACTCCGCCTACGCCAACGCTGCCCGTCGTAGCCGCGCTGCCGCCGCCGGTGGTCATCACCCCGTTCACCTCGCTTGGGGGCGCCGCTGCTGTCAGCCGCGCTCTCACTGGCAGCGCCGCGATCACTGGCTCCGGCGCGGTGTCGGGCGCTGGTGCGGTCACCGGCGGAACCGCGCTCACGGGAGCGGCGCAGAGTTCGCGGCCGAGCGCCACTCCCACCCCGCCTCCGCCGGCCTACAGCAGCCCCGACTCTCTCTTATACGTCGTGTCGCCGCGGCAAGGCGTGCCGGAGTCCTACGTGCCCGCCGATTTGGTACCGATCGATGGGCTTGTCAGGACCACGAAGGCGAACGTTCGGCTGCGCCGGATTGCGCTCGATGCGTTTCGTCGCCTCGTCGAGGGGATGCGCGCTGCAGGGTTGGAGCCGGTCGTCGCCGAGGGGTACCTGTCGCCCGCAGAGCAGCGCGACAGCTTCGCCAAGCTGGTGGCACAGCACGGGCAGTCCGGAGCGGAGCGGCTTCGGCCGAAGCCGGGCTTCGACGAACATCAGCTCGGCACCGTCGTCGATTTCGTCAGCCCCTCCCAGGGGCTCCAGCTTGACGACCGCTTCAATGACAGCCCCGAGGGGCGGTGGCTGCTCGCGAACGCGCCCAAGTACGGCTTTCTCCAGAGCGCTCCACCGGGGAAAGAGGCCGTTCTCGGCGTCAAGGGGAGGCCGTGGCAGTATCGCTACGTCGGCGAGTTGGCATACGACATCGCCTCGCGCAATCTGACACTCGAGGAATATTTGGCAGCGCGCCGCTAG
- a CDS encoding exonuclease domain-containing protein, with amino-acid sequence MSQIYVAFDLELTGLDTRDEIIEIAAVKFDRRREFGRFQTLVRPTVALPLHVERMTGLRRGDLARAPSFAEVRERFVQFVGAAPLVGQSAPRDVAILARHGLALSNPVFDTFELASILLPDLPSYSLSAIAGRLGIPIPKAHRALPDALVAKEVFLALLEIGAQLDLRTLSEIVQLTRLTEWPLRLVFQDLERERRRDQQGVSLAAVLESKGALDLTNVDFLSRGERDAPIEPMPGPADKEPLSEVLDPQRAPAGTALEYRPEQIAMLQSVSAVLENGGRLIVEAGTGTGKSLAYLLPSAEWAIRNGGQVVVSTKTLTLQDQLVKQDIPRVEALLAERDRRSGGPVRRLQTAVVKGRTNYLCLRRWGELRRAQAALTLDEVKVLCRILVWLPQTPTGDRAELNLSPGEQSVWSRISAQTDDCLIGTCTFQKRGTCFLYRARRHAEHAHLIVVNHALLLSDLEANGSILPPASHLIIDEAHHLEDEATRQFGFAVSRRDLLRHLDSVAERRGRDRWLGLAATVPAAVRAAAPPPSIAAGVATLIAELSERADTCRASVEALAAAVAAFAKTPGEDGDTRRRLTESARADPRWQEVVAAWEPLARELRGLGGALSRLQAVLAPLSAGKEDPFADLLLEVMAQLRLNAELNDRLSRIIPASDPALVTWVETAAGEQVLCAAPLEVAELLANKLFAKRESVVLTSATLSADNSFAFLRQRLGLDRATEVQLGSPFNFAERARVLVPSDPEFPEPNQRGYDTAVADVLVRTAIASEGRMLALFTSNAALRRIRSLVRPALEKENIVVLGQNVDGARTQLLNTLREHPRTVILGTASFWEGIDIPGDALSVLVIARLPFGVPSDPLFAARQESFADGFTEFAVPHAILRFRQGFGRLIRSKHDRGVAIVLDRRICTKAYGAAFRRSLPCPVELIPAAEIPARTLAFLQSCSP; translated from the coding sequence GTGAGCCAGATCTACGTCGCGTTTGACCTTGAGCTGACTGGGCTTGACACTCGCGACGAGATCATCGAAATCGCCGCTGTCAAGTTCGACCGCCGTCGCGAATTCGGCCGCTTTCAGACGCTTGTCCGCCCGACGGTCGCCCTCCCGCTGCATGTCGAGCGCATGACAGGGCTGCGCCGAGGTGACCTCGCGCGCGCTCCGTCCTTCGCTGAGGTGAGGGAGCGCTTCGTTCAGTTCGTCGGCGCTGCTCCCCTCGTCGGGCAGAGCGCGCCGCGCGACGTTGCGATCCTGGCGCGTCACGGTCTCGCGCTGTCCAATCCCGTCTTTGACACCTTTGAGCTGGCGAGCATCCTGCTGCCCGACCTGCCGAGCTACTCACTCTCGGCCATCGCCGGTCGGCTCGGCATTCCTATCCCGAAAGCGCATCGCGCCCTGCCCGACGCGCTTGTCGCAAAAGAGGTCTTTCTCGCTCTCCTCGAGATCGGGGCACAGCTTGATCTTCGAACCCTGAGCGAGATCGTCCAGTTGACCCGCCTGACAGAATGGCCGCTGCGGCTTGTTTTTCAGGATCTCGAGCGCGAGCGCCGCCGCGACCAGCAGGGGGTCTCCTTGGCGGCAGTGCTGGAAAGCAAGGGCGCGCTCGATCTGACGAATGTCGACTTCCTCAGCCGCGGAGAGCGCGACGCGCCGATCGAGCCGATGCCGGGTCCTGCGGATAAGGAACCTCTTTCCGAGGTGCTCGACCCTCAGCGCGCTCCCGCAGGAACGGCGCTGGAGTATCGTCCCGAACAGATCGCGATGCTCCAGTCGGTCAGCGCCGTCTTGGAGAACGGCGGTCGTCTCATTGTCGAGGCTGGGACCGGCACCGGCAAATCGCTCGCCTATCTGCTCCCGAGCGCCGAGTGGGCCATCCGGAACGGGGGACAGGTGGTCGTTTCGACGAAAACCTTGACCTTGCAGGACCAGCTCGTGAAGCAAGATATCCCGCGGGTTGAGGCGCTCCTCGCCGAGCGTGACCGGCGGAGCGGAGGGCCGGTCCGGCGGCTCCAGACCGCGGTCGTGAAAGGGAGGACGAACTATCTCTGCCTGCGGCGGTGGGGAGAGTTGCGGCGCGCTCAGGCTGCGCTCACTCTCGACGAAGTGAAGGTGCTCTGCCGAATTCTCGTCTGGCTGCCCCAAACCCCAACGGGCGACCGCGCCGAGCTGAATCTCTCGCCGGGAGAACAGAGCGTCTGGAGCCGGATCTCGGCTCAGACCGACGACTGCCTCATCGGGACGTGCACTTTTCAGAAGCGGGGTACCTGCTTCCTGTACCGCGCCCGGCGGCACGCCGAGCACGCCCATCTCATCGTTGTCAATCATGCCCTGCTTCTCTCTGACCTCGAGGCCAACGGCAGCATCCTTCCGCCCGCCAGCCATCTCATCATCGACGAAGCGCATCATCTCGAAGACGAGGCGACACGCCAGTTCGGCTTCGCCGTTTCGCGGCGCGACCTCCTCCGCCACCTCGACAGCGTGGCCGAGCGGCGCGGCCGCGACCGCTGGCTGGGGCTTGCTGCCACGGTACCGGCAGCAGTGCGCGCCGCCGCGCCCCCTCCCTCGATCGCGGCTGGGGTTGCGACCCTCATCGCCGAACTGAGCGAACGGGCAGACACCTGCCGCGCCTCCGTTGAGGCGCTGGCGGCCGCCGTCGCAGCGTTTGCCAAAACGCCGGGCGAGGACGGCGATACGCGCCGCCGGCTGACGGAGAGCGCCCGCGCTGACCCGCGCTGGCAGGAGGTGGTTGCAGCCTGGGAGCCGCTCGCCCGCGAACTGCGCGGCCTCGGCGGCGCGCTCAGCCGCCTGCAGGCGGTGCTCGCTCCGCTGAGCGCGGGAAAGGAAGACCCGTTTGCCGACCTCCTGCTCGAGGTGATGGCGCAACTTCGCCTCAATGCTGAGCTGAACGATCGGCTCAGCCGGATTATCCCTGCGAGCGACCCCGCGCTTGTAACATGGGTCGAGACGGCGGCGGGAGAGCAGGTACTGTGCGCCGCGCCGCTCGAGGTGGCGGAACTGCTGGCAAACAAGCTGTTTGCAAAGCGGGAGAGCGTCGTTCTCACCAGCGCCACGCTCAGCGCAGACAACAGCTTCGCCTTTCTCCGGCAGCGGCTTGGGCTCGACCGCGCCACAGAGGTGCAGCTCGGCTCGCCGTTCAACTTCGCCGAGCGTGCCCGGGTTCTGGTCCCAAGTGACCCGGAGTTTCCCGAGCCGAACCAGCGCGGCTACGATACCGCTGTCGCGGACGTTCTCGTGCGGACCGCAATCGCCTCCGAAGGCCGGATGCTGGCGTTATTCACCTCAAATGCCGCGCTGCGCCGCATCCGCAGCTTGGTCCGCCCCGCGCTCGAGAAGGAGAACATCGTGGTGCTCGGCCAGAATGTCGACGGCGCGCGCACCCAGCTGCTCAACACGCTGCGAGAACATCCGCGAACCGTGATCTTAGGGACTGCCTCGTTCTGGGAGGGGATCGACATTCCCGGCGATGCCCTCAGCGTTCTCGTCATTGCGCGGCTGCCGTTCGGCGTGCCGAGCGACCCGCTCTTTGCGGCCCGTCAGGAGAGTTTTGCCGACGGCTTTACCGAATTTGCCGTCCCCCACGCGATCTTGCGCTTCCGCCAAGGCTTCGGCCGGCTGATTCGGAGCAAACACGACCGGGGAGTCGCTATCGTCTTGGACCGCCGCATCTGCACGAAGGCGTACGGCGCCGCTTTTCGGCGGTCCCTTCCCTGCCCGGTCGAGCTGATCCCGGCTGCCGAGATCCCGGCCCGCACGCTCGCCTTTCTCCAGTCGTGCTCACCATGA
- a CDS encoding YdhR family protein, producing MYGALVQFPAEAPLTYEECRARWEAIAPVFEKEPGFIHKAFLRSPDGSTWGGFYIWESREAAEAYYTEEWRQRMAARYGKEPSVTYFEVPAVSGASARPALASS from the coding sequence ATGTACGGTGCGCTGGTTCAGTTCCCCGCCGAGGCGCCGCTGACGTACGAGGAGTGTCGGGCGCGCTGGGAGGCGATCGCCCCTGTCTTTGAAAAAGAGCCCGGGTTCATTCACAAGGCGTTTCTCCGCAGCCCGGACGGCAGCACCTGGGGCGGCTTCTATATCTGGGAAAGCCGAGAAGCGGCGGAAGCGTATTACACCGAGGAGTGGCGCCAGCGGATGGCAGCGCGGTACGGCAAGGAGCCGAGCGTCACCTATTTCGAGGTGCCAGCTGTCTCTGGCGCGAGCGCGCGTCCCGCTCTCGCCTCCTCCTAA